One region of Salvia miltiorrhiza cultivar Shanhuang (shh) chromosome 3, IMPLAD_Smil_shh, whole genome shotgun sequence genomic DNA includes:
- the LOC131015456 gene encoding probable WRKY transcription factor 51: MIMAENYHNTNISGASSGSGGSSAHARGGHGHEPGFDFTNFDAWFDGFPADFSSFSHLLNCMPNELEAESGDASYTSSFSGETTINGESGRERERRGIKEKVAFKTKSEIEILNDGYKWRKYGKKMVKNSPNPRNYYKCSVEGCPVKKRVERDKEDRRYVVTTYEGIHNHEGPTI; the protein is encoded by the exons ATGATCATGGCTGAGAACTACCACAACACAAACATCTCCGGCGCCTCTTCCGGCTCCGGGGGCTCATCGGCCCACGCTCGTGGGGGCCACGGCCACGAGCCCGGCTTTGATTTTACCAACTTTGATGCCTGGTTTGATGGTTTTCCGGCGGATTTCTCCTCATTTTCTCATCTACTGAATTGCATGCCCAACGAGCTCGAGGCTGAATCCGGAGACGCGAGCTACACGAGTAGCTTCTCCGGGGAAACTACGATCAACG GAGAGAgtgggagagagagggagaggagaggAATCAAAGAGAAAGTTGCTTTCAAGACTAAATCAGAAATTGAGATATTGAATGATGGATACAAGTGGAGAAAGTATGGCAAGAAGATGGTGAAAAACAGCCCTAATCCAAG GAATTACTATAAATGCTCGGTTGAAGGGTGCCCGGTGAagaagagagtggagagagacaAAGAAGATCGACGATACGTTGTGACAACCTACGAGGGAATCCACAACCATGAAGGTCCAACAATCTAG